The Streptomonospora litoralis genome window below encodes:
- a CDS encoding VOC family protein, whose protein sequence is MITRMGVASVFVFDYEQAKRFFVDRLGFEERFDLQMDDGMRWLTVGPPADPQFQLSLTVPGPPLHDEEAAAAIRGLVAQGALSGGAWNTDDCRATYAEYAARGVEFLQEPHEVPYGVEAVFRDPFGNWYSLDEVSPAAFDPGAMAEHYRPGESG, encoded by the coding sequence ATGATCACCCGGATGGGCGTGGCGAGCGTCTTCGTTTTCGACTACGAGCAGGCGAAACGCTTCTTCGTGGACAGGTTGGGCTTCGAGGAGCGCTTCGATCTGCAGATGGACGACGGTATGCGGTGGTTGACGGTGGGCCCGCCCGCCGATCCGCAGTTCCAACTGAGCCTGACGGTGCCGGGCCCGCCGCTGCACGACGAGGAGGCGGCCGCGGCCATCCGCGGCCTGGTGGCCCAGGGAGCCCTCAGCGGCGGCGCGTGGAACACCGACGACTGCCGCGCGACCTACGCCGAGTACGCCGCGCGGGGCGTGGAGTTCCTGCAGGAGCCCCACGAGGTTCCCTACGGTGTCGAGGCGGTCTTCCGCGACCCCTTCGGCAACTGGTACAGCCTCGACGAGGTCAGCCCCGCGGCGTTCGACCCCGGGGCCATGGCCGAGCACTACCGGCCGGGCGAATCGGGGTGA